Proteins co-encoded in one Dyella japonica A8 genomic window:
- a CDS encoding three-Cys-motif partner protein TcmP, which translates to MGNKGYVWSLGGPLPVIDDHSLAKHEVLRSYLVNYLRILALSARSEGIRVTLVDGFAGGGRYRTSQGVEVGGSPLVLLHALREARAKIVLDRQARGIRTPYTIDAHIHLVERTPSSCAFLRKVIDESPEAHAPQTQVTVHQGDFHQTLPAILGDIRVRQRRTGRSVFILDQYGWSQVNLDSVRQIFAELPRAEVFLTWMIDNLVNFLSEKTVGALNPALQRIGLGDALTAEHLLTIKAADETGLGDLTWRRAIQSLMTDQIRLSSGATYSTPFYIVPRNSRRGYWLLHLARHLRANEEMKRIHWQNNNLHHPGGSGFNMLGYLGGNGQLTFDNRFDQHAQQVTLEALQEDIPQRLRSLRGPIRFGDLVQHTANETPACLAQLQEAVFTLARERQLMLTTQAGAARRTAHSVAEDDLIEVPPQLWLLPIRS; encoded by the coding sequence ATGGGCAACAAGGGATATGTCTGGTCCTTAGGCGGGCCGTTGCCGGTCATTGACGACCACAGCCTGGCCAAGCACGAGGTGTTGCGTTCATACCTAGTGAACTACCTGCGCATTCTCGCGCTCAGTGCGCGCAGCGAAGGAATCCGGGTCACCTTGGTTGACGGCTTTGCGGGTGGCGGTCGTTATAGGACCTCTCAGGGAGTGGAGGTTGGCGGGTCGCCACTGGTGCTATTGCATGCGCTGCGGGAGGCACGGGCCAAGATCGTGCTGGACCGGCAAGCGCGAGGCATACGCACCCCCTACACCATCGATGCACACATCCACCTCGTGGAACGCACGCCAAGCTCCTGCGCGTTCCTGCGAAAAGTGATTGACGAAAGCCCAGAAGCGCACGCGCCTCAGACGCAAGTAACAGTCCATCAGGGTGATTTTCACCAAACATTGCCAGCGATCTTGGGCGACATTCGAGTACGTCAGCGGCGTACCGGACGCAGCGTCTTCATCCTCGACCAATACGGCTGGAGTCAGGTCAATCTGGATAGCGTGCGCCAAATCTTTGCCGAGCTACCGCGGGCGGAGGTCTTCCTGACCTGGATGATCGACAACTTAGTGAACTTCCTGTCTGAGAAAACTGTGGGTGCGCTGAATCCTGCTCTCCAGCGTATCGGCCTAGGAGATGCGCTGACGGCCGAGCACTTGCTCACTATCAAGGCCGCAGACGAAACCGGGCTTGGCGACCTGACGTGGCGCCGTGCGATCCAAAGCTTGATGACAGATCAGATCCGTTTAAGTTCGGGAGCGACCTACAGCACGCCATTTTACATTGTGCCGAGGAACAGCCGGCGCGGGTATTGGCTGCTGCACTTGGCGCGGCATTTGCGCGCCAATGAAGAGATGAAACGAATCCACTGGCAGAACAATAACCTTCACCATCCGGGTGGCTCGGGTTTCAACATGCTCGGCTATTTGGGCGGCAACGGCCAGCTGACCTTCGACAATCGATTTGACCAACATGCCCAGCAGGTCACGCTGGAAGCGTTGCAAGAGGATATTCCGCAACGACTCCGCAGCTTGCGCGGCCCCATCCGTTTTGGGGACTTGGTTCAGCACACGGCCAATGAGACACCTGCCTGTCTGGCCCAGCTCCAAGAGGCGGTATTCACCCTGGCGCGAGAACGCCAGCTCATGCTCACCACGCAAGCCGGTGCAGCACGACGCACCGCACATAGTGTGGCAGAGGACGATTTGATTGAAGTGCCGCCTCAACTGTGGCTGCTTCCGATTCGTTCCTAG
- the tcmP gene encoding three-Cys-motif partner protein TcmP: MPTKRSDEKYETDPIDGFRREIVGSWAQDKHKRLRHYIDISSAARRKFEGNSSYIELYCGPGRSRIKDQPTLIEGSAVAAGLEGLRRAPFGHLHIGDLDSINTDACRARLAQQQITNVSTYAGRAEETVATIVRGLSKSALHLAFLDPYSIEALPFTVIRRLATVPRMDVLIHVSLMDLQRNVKQLMRSGALSHFAPGWEAHIDTRLRNDQLVLAVFSHWRMLLRELGLKVSDNVERVTGRKNQPLYWLVLAGFHPLANQFWDEVSNTEPQARLPLG; the protein is encoded by the coding sequence GTGCCAACCAAGCGCTCCGACGAGAAATATGAAACCGACCCAATCGATGGGTTTCGGCGAGAAATCGTTGGAAGCTGGGCGCAAGACAAGCATAAACGCCTGCGGCACTACATCGACATTTCCTCGGCGGCGCGACGCAAGTTCGAAGGAAACTCTAGCTACATCGAACTCTACTGCGGTCCGGGGCGGTCCAGGATTAAAGACCAACCAACCCTCATCGAGGGTAGTGCCGTCGCGGCAGGTCTGGAAGGGCTTCGGCGGGCACCATTTGGTCACCTCCACATTGGCGACCTTGACTCCATCAACACGGATGCATGCCGCGCACGCCTTGCACAGCAGCAGATCACAAACGTATCCACCTATGCCGGCCGGGCTGAGGAAACGGTCGCCACGATTGTGCGCGGCCTATCCAAGTCCGCTCTTCATCTGGCTTTTCTTGATCCATACAGCATTGAAGCACTGCCCTTCACGGTGATCCGCAGGCTCGCCACCGTGCCGCGAATGGATGTTCTCATCCACGTGAGCCTGATGGACTTGCAGCGGAATGTAAAACAGCTCATGCGGTCGGGCGCCTTAAGCCATTTCGCACCCGGCTGGGAAGCCCATATCGACACCCGTTTGCGCAACGACCAGTTGGTACTTGCCGTGTTCAGTCACTGGCGAATGCTGTTGCGAGAACTGGGCTTAAAGGTCAGTGATAACGTGGAGCGCGTGACAGGACGTAAGAACCAGCCGCTTTACTGGCTTGTCTTGGCGGGCTTTCACCCCTTGGCCAATCAGTTTTGGGATGAGGTCAGCAATACTGAGCCCCAGGCGCGACTCCCTCTGGGCTAA
- a CDS encoding DUF5131 family protein, with the protein MATTSKIEWTEQTWNPIVGCTKLSAGCKHCYAETLARRLQAMGTPGYENGFALTLLPGRLEEPLRRKKPTVYFVNSMSDLFHEKVPDVYIEQIVDVMARTPRHSYQLLTKRAARMARFFKNRPVPENVWLGVSVENRRHGVPRIDHLRGIAARIRFLSVEPLLEDVGPLNLRDIHWVIVGGESGPKARPMAPAWAEAVRVQCKKQKVAFFFKQWGGWGADGKRRAKAKNGRLLNGRTWDEMPATLHSWG; encoded by the coding sequence ATGGCAACGACGTCAAAAATCGAATGGACTGAGCAAACATGGAATCCAATCGTGGGCTGCACCAAGCTCTCGGCCGGATGCAAGCACTGTTATGCCGAGACCTTGGCTCGCCGTCTGCAGGCTATGGGGACGCCAGGCTATGAGAATGGCTTTGCCTTGACTCTATTGCCGGGGCGATTGGAAGAGCCCTTGCGCCGCAAGAAGCCCACGGTTTACTTCGTTAACTCCATGTCCGACCTCTTTCACGAGAAAGTGCCGGACGTCTACATCGAGCAAATTGTCGATGTGATGGCCAGGACTCCACGGCATTCCTATCAGTTGCTGACGAAGCGTGCGGCCCGCATGGCCCGATTCTTTAAGAATCGCCCGGTGCCGGAGAATGTCTGGCTTGGCGTATCAGTCGAGAACCGTCGTCACGGTGTGCCGCGCATCGACCATTTACGCGGCATTGCAGCACGCATCCGCTTTTTATCGGTCGAACCGCTGCTGGAAGACGTGGGGCCGCTTAACCTTCGCGATATCCATTGGGTCATCGTCGGCGGCGAGTCCGGGCCCAAGGCACGGCCGATGGCACCAGCGTGGGCAGAGGCTGTGCGCGTGCAGTGCAAAAAGCAAAAGGTCGCCTTCTTTTTCAAGCAATGGGGTGGCTGGGGCGCCGATGGTAAGCGCCGCGCTAAGGCTAAAAATGGCCGCTTACTGAATGGTCGTACGTGGGACGAGATGCCTGCTACCCTGCATTCCTGGGGGTAA
- a CDS encoding DUF3800 domain-containing protein: MYFHIDESGNTGNNLFDPNQPRLSYGLLASATNVDARGQALHARMLKTLGEPTLHANVLGVERLTRIAPLLAELQTKMQFTMDYYFIQKPVYALVLLFDAVFDAGLNKAVKWDSYWTPLRFVLIHKLASIVSDDLLEEGWRLCTHKRITTQGEAIVALLTELRKRALASSLDGRSKEIMADAFAFGIAHPLELDFGTQDDKIMSPNAVCFQFVLSSMARRLRKKSLKDASSIIVDQQAQFNRAQIGTHYHQKLIAQGMKRASTEDRAFMVGHPLYANFGADEVLLRGMPRAEIQIRRSSESIGLQVVDIYLWITNRLLQDAPLSDELTGLGSMFLPRSFIDGISLEGMARRFEEFMAGLPEASALTKQQMQMVAENIAAHHAHVKTLGL; the protein is encoded by the coding sequence ATGTATTTCCATATCGATGAGTCTGGCAACACTGGGAACAACTTGTTTGACCCCAACCAACCCCGCTTAAGCTATGGGCTGTTAGCGAGCGCCACGAATGTGGATGCGAGAGGTCAAGCGCTGCATGCTCGGATGTTAAAAACGCTTGGTGAGCCGACTCTTCACGCCAATGTACTGGGTGTCGAGAGATTGACGCGCATTGCCCCGCTACTCGCGGAACTGCAAACGAAGATGCAGTTCACTATGGACTATTACTTCATTCAAAAGCCGGTCTACGCCCTGGTTCTTTTGTTCGATGCGGTCTTCGACGCAGGTTTGAACAAGGCCGTGAAGTGGGACTCGTACTGGACACCGTTACGCTTCGTGCTGATTCACAAGTTGGCCTCGATTGTCAGCGACGATCTGCTCGAGGAGGGTTGGCGGCTTTGCACCCACAAACGCATCACCACGCAAGGCGAGGCCATCGTTGCCCTGCTTACCGAGCTAAGGAAGCGCGCGCTAGCATCATCGCTGGACGGACGATCCAAGGAGATCATGGCCGACGCCTTTGCCTTTGGCATTGCGCACCCACTGGAGTTGGATTTCGGCACTCAGGACGACAAGATCATGTCGCCGAATGCGGTGTGTTTCCAGTTTGTGCTTAGCTCCATGGCACGACGACTGCGCAAGAAGAGCCTCAAAGACGCGTCGTCGATCATTGTCGACCAGCAGGCCCAGTTCAATCGCGCACAAATTGGTACGCACTACCATCAAAAGTTGATTGCCCAAGGCATGAAGCGCGCATCGACTGAGGACCGCGCGTTTATGGTCGGACACCCCTTGTATGCCAATTTCGGCGCTGATGAAGTGCTGTTGCGCGGCATGCCTCGCGCGGAGATTCAAATCAGGAGGAGCAGCGAGAGCATTGGCTTGCAAGTCGTCGATATTTATCTATGGATCACCAATCGCCTTCTCCAGGACGCGCCACTGTCGGATGAGCTCACCGGTCTCGGATCAATGTTCCTGCCGCGATCGTTTATCGACGGCATTTCACTCGAGGGAATGGCACGGCGATTCGAGGAGTTCATGGCTGGCTTGCCAGAGGCTTCTGCACTCACCAAGCAACAGATGCAGATGGTGGCCGAAAACATTGCAGCGCATCATGCCCACGTCAAAACCTTGGGTCTCTAG